Proteins from a genomic interval of Zingiber officinale cultivar Zhangliang chromosome 1B, Zo_v1.1, whole genome shotgun sequence:
- the LOC122051322 gene encoding probable alpha,alpha-trehalose-phosphate synthase [UDP-forming] 8 isoform X1 yields MLSLSSANLLELAAGEDSDFAASPRRFPLLPCLMDDAASIGTDDDAPASPTQRERRIVVTHRLPLRTAPDPSAPVGLAFSWDPDALALQLRAGFPSSSEVVHVGTLAVSIDRAHHASVSRILYERFRCLPVFIPADLHHRFYHDFCKHYLWPLLHYLLPLSPSSLGGLPFDRSLWLSYLSANKLFADRLIELLNPDDDLVWIHDYHLLALPTFLRRRSPRVKLGFFLHSPFPSSEIFRTIPVRDELLRALLNADLVGFHTFDYARHFLTSCSRLLGLDYQSKRGYIGIEYYGRTVTVKILPVGIDMGQLELVISSKETIAKVLELKATYSDKILMLGVDDVDLFKGIGMKLLAVEQLLEEHPQLRGRAVLVQINNPPRSEGKDVQEVQDEIGSISKRINERFGRPGYQPIVLINRTVPTYEKAAFYAVAECCVVNPVRDGMNLVPYEYTVYRQLSSALADSPKKSMIIVSEFIGCSPSLSGAIRVNPWNVNAVSEAINSAITMPDTEKQLRHEKHYKYVSSHDVPYWARSFDQDLQRACREHFNRRCWGIGFGMSFRVVALGPTFRKLSVEHIVGSYQKTKSRLILLDYDGTMIPQSSIDKKPSYEVISIINRLCTDPKNVVFLVSGRGKDELSKWFAPCEKLGISAEHGYFTRWKRDAPWESCMLAADFNWKKMAEPVMRLYMEATDGSAIEHKESGLVWHHQEADPDFGSCQAKELLDHLENVLANEPVVVKRGQHIVEVNPQGIGKGIVVENLMATVSSTGKALDFLLCIGDDRSDEDMFESISSYINDPSVLAIREVFACTVGQKPSKAKYYLDDTVEVIKLLQGLGNASCVQPPTSEQLPVAFEGSF; encoded by the exons ATGCTCTCCTTATCCTCGGCAAACCTTCTTGAGCTGGCCGCCGGTGAGGATTCCGACTTTGCTGCCTCCCCCCGCCGCTTTCCTCTGCTGCCTTGTCTCATGGATGACGCCGCTTCTATCGGCACGGACGACGACGCTCCCGCCTCACCGACGCAGCGGGAGCGGCGGATCGTTGTCACCCACCGCCTTCCACTTCGTACAGCACCCGACCCCTCCGCGCCGGTTGGCCTAGCCTTCTCTTGGGATCCCGATGCTCTCGCGCTCCAGCTTCGCGCCGGCTTTCCGTCCTCTTCCGAGGTCGTTCACGTTGGCACCTTGGCCGTCTCCATCGACAGAGCCCACCATGCTTCCGTTTCTCGTATTCTATACGAACGTTTCAGGTGCCTCCCTGTCTTCATTCCTGCCGATCTCCACCACCGCTTCTACCATGATTTCTGCAAGCACTACCTCTGGCCCCTTCTCCACTACCTCCTGCCCCTCTCACCGTCTTCCTTAGGTGGTTTGCCATTTGATCGTTCCCTTTGGCTCTCCTACCTCTCCGCCAACAAGCTTTTTGCTGACCGTCTCATTGAGCTTCTAAACCCCGATGATGACCTCGTGTGGATCCACGACTACCACTTGCTTGCTCTTCCGACCTTCCTTCGAAGGCGCTCCCCGCGTGTAAAGTTGGGTTTTTTCCTCCATTCTCCCTTCCCTTCGTCTGAGATATTCCGTACCATTCCCGTTCGTGACGAACTGCTTCGCGCCCTCCTGAATGCTGATCTCGTTGGCTTCCACACCTTCGACTATGCTCGCCACTTCCTCACCTCTTGCTCCCGGTTACTTGGCTTGGATTATCAGTCCAAAAGAGGATATATTGGTATTGAGTACTACGGGAGGACAGTCACTGTCAAAATTCTCCCTGTTGGGATTGACATGGGGCAGCTCGAATTGGTGATATCTTCTAAAGAGACTATTGCCAAAGTCCTCGAGCTCAAAGCAACATATAGCGATAAGATCTTGATGTTGGGAGTTGACGATGTTGATCTCTTCAAAGGTATCGGAATGAAGTTGCTTGCAGTGGAGCAACTATTGGAGGAGCATCCGCAGTTGAGAGGGCGCGCAGTGTTGGTCCAGATTAATAACCCACCAAGGAGTGAAGGAAAGGATGTGCAGGAGGTTCAGGATGAAATAGGGTCAATCTCTAAAAGAATTAATGAACGTTTTGGAAGACCTGGATACCAGCCCATTGTGTTGATCAATCGCACTGTACCAACCTATGAAAAGGCTGCTTTTTATGCAGTAGCCGAATGTTGTGTGGTGAATCCAGTAAGGGACGGCATGAATTTGGTTCCATACGAATACACAGTCTACAGACAGCTGAGTTCAGCATTAGCAGATTCTCCAAAGAAAAGTATGATAATTGTTTCAGAGTTCATTGGGTGCTCTCCATCTCTTAGTGGTGCTATTCGAGTTAATCCATGGAATGTGAATGCTGTGTCAGAGGCAATAAATTCAGCCATCACAATGCCAGACACTGAGAAACAATTACGGCACGAAAAGCATTACAAGTATGTTAGTTCTCATGACGTTCCATATTGGGCAAGGTCGTTTGATCAGGACTTGcaacgtgcttgtagagagcatTTCAATAGGAGGTGTTGGGGGATTGGGTTTGGAATGAGCTTCAGAGTTGTTGCTCTTGGCCCTACCTTTAGGAAACTATCTGTTGAGCATATTGTTGGCTCGTATCAAAAGACAAAAAGTAGGCTCATCTTACTTGATTATGATGGAACAATGATACCACAGTCATCTATTGATAAGAAGCCAAGCTATGAAGTTATTTCCATAATAAATAGATTATGCACTGACCCTAAGAATGTTGTTTTCTTGGTCAGTGGTAGAGGGAAAGATGAGTTGAGCAAATGGTTTGCCCCCTGTGAGAAATTGGGGATCTCTGCAGAGCATGGATATTTCACCAG GTGGAAGAGGGATGCACCATGGGAGTCTTGCATGTTAGCTGCAGACTTTAATTGGAAGAAAATGGCAGAACCTGTCATGAGACTTTACATGGAGGCTACGGATGGATCTGCCATAGAACATAAAGAAAGTGGGCTAGTGTGGCATCATCAAGAAGCAGATCCTGATTTTGGGTCATGCCAAGCAAAGGAGCTCCTTGATCATCTTGAGAATGTGCTTGCCAATGAACCCGTAGTTGTGAAAAGGGGCCAACATATTGTAGAAGTGAACCCACAG GGTATAGGCAAAGGTATAGTGGTGGAAAATCTCATGGCAACCGTGTCAAGCACTGGAAAGGCACTGGATTTTCTTCTATGCATTGGGGATGACCGGTCAGATGAAGACATGTTTGAGAGCATTAGCAGTTACATAAATGATCCATCGGTCCTCGCAATTAGAGAAGTCTTTGCATGCACAGTTGGTCAAAAACCAAGCAAGGCTAAGTATTATCTCGATGATACAGTAGAGGTTATAAAATTGCTTCAAGGTCTTGGCAATGCATCATGTGTGCAACCGCCCACATCTGAACAGCTTCCAGTCGCATTTGAAGGTTCTTTCTAA
- the LOC122051322 gene encoding alpha,alpha-trehalose-phosphate synthase [UDP-forming] 5-like isoform X2, protein MLSLSSANLLELAAGEDSDFAASPRRFPLLPCLMDDAASIGTDDDAPASPTQRERRIVVTHRLPLRTAPDPSAPVGLAFSWDPDALALQLRAGFPSSSEVVHVGTLAVSIDRAHHASVSRILYERFRCLPVFIPADLHHRFYHDFCKHYLWPLLHYLLPLSPSSLGGLPFDRSLWLSYLSANKLFADRLIELLNPDDDLVWIHDYHLLALPTFLRRRSPRVKLGFFLHSPFPSSEIFRTIPVRDELLRALLNADLVGFHTFDYARHFLTSCSRLLGLDYQSKRGYIGIEYYGRTVTVKILPVGIDMGQLELVISSKETIAKVLELKATYSDKILMLGVDDVDLFKGIGMKLLAVEQLLEEHPQLRGRAVLVQINNPPRSEGKDVQEVQDEIGSISKRINERFGRPGYQPIVLINRTVPTYEKAAFYAVAECCVVNPVRDGMNLVPYEYTVYRQLSSALADSPKKSMIIVSEFIGCSPSLSGAIRVNPWNVNAVSEAINSAITMPDTEKQLRHEKHYKYVSSHDVPYWARSFDQDLQRACREHFNRRCWGIGFGMSFRVVALGPTFRKLSVEHIVGSYQKTKSRLILLDYDGTMIPQSSIDKKPSYEVISIINRLCTDPKNVVFLVSGRGKDELSKWFAPCEKLGISAEHGYFTSPGL, encoded by the exons ATGCTCTCCTTATCCTCGGCAAACCTTCTTGAGCTGGCCGCCGGTGAGGATTCCGACTTTGCTGCCTCCCCCCGCCGCTTTCCTCTGCTGCCTTGTCTCATGGATGACGCCGCTTCTATCGGCACGGACGACGACGCTCCCGCCTCACCGACGCAGCGGGAGCGGCGGATCGTTGTCACCCACCGCCTTCCACTTCGTACAGCACCCGACCCCTCCGCGCCGGTTGGCCTAGCCTTCTCTTGGGATCCCGATGCTCTCGCGCTCCAGCTTCGCGCCGGCTTTCCGTCCTCTTCCGAGGTCGTTCACGTTGGCACCTTGGCCGTCTCCATCGACAGAGCCCACCATGCTTCCGTTTCTCGTATTCTATACGAACGTTTCAGGTGCCTCCCTGTCTTCATTCCTGCCGATCTCCACCACCGCTTCTACCATGATTTCTGCAAGCACTACCTCTGGCCCCTTCTCCACTACCTCCTGCCCCTCTCACCGTCTTCCTTAGGTGGTTTGCCATTTGATCGTTCCCTTTGGCTCTCCTACCTCTCCGCCAACAAGCTTTTTGCTGACCGTCTCATTGAGCTTCTAAACCCCGATGATGACCTCGTGTGGATCCACGACTACCACTTGCTTGCTCTTCCGACCTTCCTTCGAAGGCGCTCCCCGCGTGTAAAGTTGGGTTTTTTCCTCCATTCTCCCTTCCCTTCGTCTGAGATATTCCGTACCATTCCCGTTCGTGACGAACTGCTTCGCGCCCTCCTGAATGCTGATCTCGTTGGCTTCCACACCTTCGACTATGCTCGCCACTTCCTCACCTCTTGCTCCCGGTTACTTGGCTTGGATTATCAGTCCAAAAGAGGATATATTGGTATTGAGTACTACGGGAGGACAGTCACTGTCAAAATTCTCCCTGTTGGGATTGACATGGGGCAGCTCGAATTGGTGATATCTTCTAAAGAGACTATTGCCAAAGTCCTCGAGCTCAAAGCAACATATAGCGATAAGATCTTGATGTTGGGAGTTGACGATGTTGATCTCTTCAAAGGTATCGGAATGAAGTTGCTTGCAGTGGAGCAACTATTGGAGGAGCATCCGCAGTTGAGAGGGCGCGCAGTGTTGGTCCAGATTAATAACCCACCAAGGAGTGAAGGAAAGGATGTGCAGGAGGTTCAGGATGAAATAGGGTCAATCTCTAAAAGAATTAATGAACGTTTTGGAAGACCTGGATACCAGCCCATTGTGTTGATCAATCGCACTGTACCAACCTATGAAAAGGCTGCTTTTTATGCAGTAGCCGAATGTTGTGTGGTGAATCCAGTAAGGGACGGCATGAATTTGGTTCCATACGAATACACAGTCTACAGACAGCTGAGTTCAGCATTAGCAGATTCTCCAAAGAAAAGTATGATAATTGTTTCAGAGTTCATTGGGTGCTCTCCATCTCTTAGTGGTGCTATTCGAGTTAATCCATGGAATGTGAATGCTGTGTCAGAGGCAATAAATTCAGCCATCACAATGCCAGACACTGAGAAACAATTACGGCACGAAAAGCATTACAAGTATGTTAGTTCTCATGACGTTCCATATTGGGCAAGGTCGTTTGATCAGGACTTGcaacgtgcttgtagagagcatTTCAATAGGAGGTGTTGGGGGATTGGGTTTGGAATGAGCTTCAGAGTTGTTGCTCTTGGCCCTACCTTTAGGAAACTATCTGTTGAGCATATTGTTGGCTCGTATCAAAAGACAAAAAGTAGGCTCATCTTACTTGATTATGATGGAACAATGATACCACAGTCATCTATTGATAAGAAGCCAAGCTATGAAGTTATTTCCATAATAAATAGATTATGCACTGACCCTAAGAATGTTGTTTTCTTGGTCAGTGGTAGAGGGAAAGATGAGTTGAGCAAATGGTTTGCCCCCTGTGAGAAATTGGGGATCTCTGCAGAGCATGGATATTTCACCAG TCCTGGACTGTAG